The following coding sequences are from one Nicotiana tabacum cultivar K326 chromosome 1, ASM71507v2, whole genome shotgun sequence window:
- the LOC107831835 gene encoding CASP-like protein 2A1, whose product MGSPQGLEDENGSSSSMRTAETMLRLLPMALCVVALVIMLKNSQTNDFGSLSYSDLGTFRYLVHANGICAAYSLLSAIVSAVPRPTTMPKAWTFFLLDQILTYVILAAGAASTEVVYLAYKGDTAVTWSETCGLFGGFCRKATESVAITFIVGLCYVGISLLSSYRLFSKYDAPIGDYKNKGGIEMATY is encoded by the exons ATGGGGTCACCACAAGGCCTAGAGGATGAAAATGGTAGCAGCAGCAGCATGCGCACGGCTGAGACAATGCTGCGCTTACTGCCCATGGCACTGTGTGTAGTGGCTCTTGTAATCATGCTCAAGAACTCCCAAACCAATGACTTTGGTTCCCTTTCTTACTCTGACCTTGGAACCTTCAG GTACCTTGTACATGCAAATGGAATTTGTGCAGCTTATTCCCTTTTATCAGCTATAGTATCAGCTGTTCCTCGTCCTACAACTATGCCTAAAGCCTGGACGTTCTTCCTCCTTGATCAG ATCTTGACGTATGTAATATTAGCTGCTGGAGCTGCATCAACAGAGGTGGTATATTTGGCGTATAAAGGCGACACGGCTGTTACATGGAGTGAAACATGCGGTTTATTCGGAGGTTTCTGCAGAAAGGCAACAGAATCTGTGGCCATTACATTCATTGTAGGCCTTTGTTATGTAGGGATTTCTCTGCTTTCCTCTTACAGACTTTTCAGCAAATATGATGCACCAATTGGGGACTATAAGAACAAGGGAGGAATTGAAATGGCTACTTATTGA
- the LOC107813666 gene encoding uncharacterized protein LOC107813666 has product MALKLHHCHLQHLSKFTSASILLPNFQTLSISKLNGGITRVKSQKISSKIRKRRPISASVSPLDLTEDNIIQVLEDAKAELAQLFDNSVGITGKAELAEVDGPYVKLRLSGKFWHKRSTVVARLGNYLKQRIPEILEVDIEDEKQLDDSPANF; this is encoded by the exons ATGGCACTGAAACTTCACCACTGCCATCTACAACACTTATCTAAATTCACTTCTGCTTCTATTTTACTACCAAATTTTCAGACACTATCTATTTCAAAGCTAAATGGGGGAATAACAAGggtaaaaagtcaaaaaatatcatcaaaaataagaaaaagaaggcCTATATCAGCTTCAGTTTCACCTCTTGATTTGACAGAAGACAACATCATCCAAGTCTTAGAAGATGCTAAGGCTGAG TTGGCACAACTTTTTGATAATTCAGTTGGGATAACAG GGAAAGCAGAACTAGCAGAAGTAGATGGACCTTATGTGAAGCTTAGACTAAGTGGCAAGTTTTGGCATAAACGTTCTACTGTTGTAGCAAGATTGGGTAATTACTTGAAGCAAAGAATCCCA gAAATCTTGGAGGTAGATATAGAAGATGAGAAACAGTTAGATGATAGTCCTGCAAACTTTTGA
- the LOC107813665 gene encoding ultraviolet-B receptor UVR8, which produces MMLRLLKHGRIPASDLSRRWMSSSCSRKTTVMSFGDGSHGALGLPSSIIGMGSDAYEPTPIPGLPPDVVTIAAGHFHSLAVTSEGHVWAWGRNNEGQLGRDPLSPRESWNEPKRVEGLNKVKVQAAFASGAISAAIGDDGSLWVWGSSKRGQLGLGKGITTAAIPSRVETLSGQDLVKVSLGWGHALALAENGNLFGWGYYSDGRIGNIGRELEISPLESNSTKLSSGEESSAIEAAEKSVMEAMEKEKDMPIIWEPGSVEELHGLKVADVACGLDHSLVLCCDGALFSGGSNVYGQLGRLNKDLGMRPVDIQFRPLSIASGLGHSLAVCHGASSEATEDATRVVSWGWNRSSQLGREGPEDIPQVVEGLAGETPISVSGGRAHSLALTAKKEVWAWGCGKNGRLGLGSSTDEVEPMLVEYLEGTEVIQAVAGLDHSLVLVAE; this is translated from the exons ATGATGTTACGGTTACTGAAGCACGGAAGAATTCCGGCGAGTGATCTCTCCCGCCGGTGGATGAGCAGCAGCTGTAGTAGGAAAACTACGGTGATGAGCTTCGGTGATGGAAGCCACGGGGCATTGGGCTTGCCGTCGTCCATCATTGGTATGGGCTCCGACGCTTACGAGCCCACTCCTATTCCGGGCCTTCCGCCCGATGTTGTTACCATCGCCGCCGGTCACTTCCACTCCCTCGCCGTTACTTCTGAGGGTCATGTTTGGGCTTGGGGCCGTAACAATGAAGGCCAGCTTGGCCGTGATCCTCTTTCTCCAAG AGAATCGTGGAACGAACCAAAAAGAGTTGAAGGATTAAATAAAGTGAAAGTTCAAGCCGCATTTGCATCAGGTGCCATTTCTGCTGCCATTGGAGACGATGGATCTCTCTGGGTTTGGGGAAGTTCCAAGCGCGGGCAGCTTGGTCTTGGCAAAGGAATCACCACAGCTGCCATACCTTCTAGAGTTGAAACACTTTCTGGACAAGACTTAGTTAAG GTATCATTAGGCTGGGGGCATGCTCTTGCATTGGCTGAGAATGGGAATTTGTTTGGCTGGGGATATTATTCAGATGGTAGAATAGGCAATATAGGAAGAGAGTTGGAGATCTCTCCACTGGAATCAAACAGTACTAAACTAAGTTCAGGAGAAGAATCTTCTGCAATTGAAGCTGCTGAGAAGTCAGTCATGGAAGCCATGGAGAAGGAAAAGGACATGCCTATAATTTGGGAGCCCGGTTCAGTTGAGGAGTTACATGGGTTAAAAGTTGCAGATGTGGCTTGTGGACTCGACCACTCTTTAGTCCTTTGCT gCGATGGGGCATTATTTAGTGGTGGAAGCAATGTTTATGGCCAGTTAGGAAGACTCAATAAAGACTTGGGGATGCGACCTGTTGATATACAATTCCGTCCTCTCTCTATAGCTTCAGGTTTAGGGCATTCTTTGGCAGTTTGTCATGGTGCTTCATCAGAAGCAACAGAAGACGCAACAAGAGTTGTATCTTGGGGATGGAACCGAAGTTCTCAACTCGGGAGAGAAGGTCCAGAGGACATTCCTCAGGTTGTAGAGGGGCTGGCTGGCGAGACGCCTATTTCTGTGTCAGGAGGACGTGCACATTCCCTTGCTCTCACAGCTAAGAAAGAGGTTTGGGCTTGGGGCTGTGGGAAGAATGGGAGGCTTGGGTTGGGCAGCTCGACTGATGAAGTGGAACCTATGCTGGTTGAATATTTGGAGGGTACTGAAGTTATTCAAGCTGTTGCAGGGTTGGATCATAGTCTTGTTCTGGTTGCTGAATAA
- the LOC107813664 gene encoding chlorophyll a-b binding protein 8, chloroplastic codes for MATQALLSSSSITSSVENARQILGGRSSQSSTKKASFVVRAASTPPVKQGANRPLWFASKQSLSYLDGSLPGDYGFDPLGLSDPEGTGGFIEPKWLAYGEIINGRFAMLGAAGAIAPEILGKAGLIPPETALPWFQTGVIPPAGTYNYWADNYTLFVLEMALMGFAEHRRFQDWAKPGSMGKQYFLGLEKGLGGSGEPAYPGGPFFNPLGFGKDEKSMKDLKLKEVKNGRLAMLAILGYFIQGLVTGVGPYQNLLDHLADPVNNNILTNFKFH; via the exons ATGGCAACACAAGCATTGCTCTCTTCATCATCTATTACTTCCTCAGTGGAGAATGCCAGACAAATTCTTGGAGGAAGATCTTCTCAATCTTCTACCAAGAAAGCTTCCTTTGTTGTTAGGGCTGCTTCCACTCCACCTGTTAAG CAAGGAGCAAATAGGCCTCTCTGGTTTGCTTCCAAGCAAAGTCTTTCATACTTGGATGGCAG TCTTCCTGGTGATTATGGATTTGATCCCTTGGGACTCTCAGACCCCGAAGGAACCGGAGGATTCATCGAGCCAAAATGGCTAGCATACGGCGAAATCATCAACGGGCGATTCGCCATGTTAGGAGCAGCAGGAGCCATAGCACCAGAGATTCTTGGAAAAGCTGGTCTTATCCCACCAGAAACAGCACTTCCTTGGTTCCAAACTGGTGTAATCCCACCAGCTGGAACATACAACTATTGGGCTGACAATTACACtttgtttgttttggaaatggCACTAATGGGCTTTGCTGAACACAGAAGATTTCAAGATTGGGCCAAGCCTGGTTCAATGGGAAAACAATACTTCTTGGGCCTGGAAAAAGGCTTAGGTGGCTCCGGTGAACCGGCTTACCCGGGTGGCCCATTCTTTAACCCTCTTGGATttggaaaagatgaaaaatcTATGAAGGATTTGAAGCTTAAGGAGGTTAAGAATGGAAGATTGGCTATGTTGGCAATTTTGGGCTATTTTATACAAGGTTTGGTTACTGGTGTTGGACCTTACCAAAACCTTCTTGATCATTTGGCTGATCCTGTAAACAACAACATCTTGACCAACTTCAAATTCCACTAA